CTTCGAATCCCCTTGGTGCTCCCTGGTCCTCTGGCCATATCTTGGCGAATCAACTCCGTAGCGTAGCCTTCTTCCAGATGCTTCCGTAATGCAGTTTGGACCCAGACATACATCTCATCGCTATAGCCTTCATGTTGAACCATGTAAGATGCAACAGTGAGAAAGTGAACCCGTCCATAGCTAGGATCGGTGAATTCAAGTGCCATAAATTCGTTAAAAATCGATTGACATGTATTCCCCATAGGTAGATGGGCACTGCATTTTTCGCAAGTATTCGACAGGATTTCCCCTCCTAACAGCTCATAATCCCCTCTTTCCTTTAGAATCATAATCCTTAACCTTGCGAGAAAGTCAATACCTAAATGAATGGAGTCGCATGGAGCGATTCATTGATCTAAACCTAATATTCATCGGTATACCTTGGCAATTGATTTGATGAAATTATGGCACTATGCACTAATCGTTTTTTTAGGAGACTGCAGTTATGGGGTTTTGTCCACTTTTGTCAAATTGGCGTATGCAGCAGGTTTCACCGTGTCCGCTGTAACCGGAGGACAGTATCTCTTCGGTGTTGTGCTTACTTGGCTTGCCGTGTTATTTACTAAAAAGAAAAAACTGACTCGAATACAAACTTCAAGGCTTATCTTATCCGGAGTTCCATTCGGGTTAACGGGCATATTTTATTATCAAGCCTTACAAACTTTAAACGCATCTCTTGCTATCGTTTTTTTGTTCCAATTTGTTTGGATCGGAGCTTTGTTGGAGTGGGGATTCCATAAGAAAAAACCGACCAAGACGAAACTTATTTCCATCGCATTGCTTCTGGTTGGTTCCATGTTGGCTGCCAAAATCCTATTTCAGGAACCCTTGGCGTTGTCTTGGCAGGGAAGCTTTTGGGGAATGCTTGCGGCATTATCCTTTTCCACATTCGTTTTTTTGAGTGGGTCGGTTGAAAAGGAGACCCCTCCTATTTTAAAAAGCGCACTTCTTTCCACGGGAGGCGCATTGACCATATTTATCGTATTTCCGCCAACGTTTTTGTTTGACTTGGATGTACTTATGGGAATCATTCCTTACGGATTAGCTCTGGGCATATTCGGCGGCGTCCTTCCACCACTTCTGTATTCGATTGGAATGCCGCATGTTGGTTCGGGATTGGGAACCATTCTTACGTCATCCGAATTGCCGGTTGTCGTTATCATGTCCTCTTTAGTGCTGGGAGAAGCCATAAGCTGGCCTCAGTGGATAGGGGTGATTATTATTCTATACGGGATTGTTAACAGTAACATTCGATTTGATATTTGGAACAAGAAATCTATAAATAGAGCTGACAACCATTATGTAAGCTAAATGTTTGTGTCCAAAAAGCCCGCTAACCAAATGTGATATGCTCCTTTTCAAGTAGATAGCGTAAAAAAATATGAATCCCTCAGTTCAATTGAATAGAATTGAGGGACACTTGCTCTTTTTGCGTGTCACACCTCTTGATCAAAGTGGTTATTAGTTTCCGGCACATATATACCACAGCCCCGGCCAAGCTTTCCACCATTTTGTAAAAACGCTTTCGCTGCACACTGCAAACTCGTTTCCTCTCCATATTCGGAAGGATCCGCTGTGACTCGATTGAAGATTCGCTGCTCGGCTTCCCTCGATGCTTCATCGACCTCATAAATATGGAACAGCCGCTGAAAGCGTAGAATGTTCGATTCGGCTTTCAGGATATTATCAAGACCGGGATACAGCAGCCAAGAGCGGCAAGTGTAGATTGGCGGAATGCCTCTAAAGAATGCCCGGGCTAACGAAAAGGAGTGTTCCACCTCTTGCGGGGTTAGCGGCTCCCCTTCCGGGATGTGCACATTCAGCACGAGCTGATGCTTCTCCACTGTCAGGTTCCCTTCCTTTAAGTCGCTTTCAAAAGCGATAGGCTGAAACTGCAGCCTGCCAAGGCGGAACAGCCGGAGCCGGACATGCTCTTGAAGCCAGTTGTACTCCTCAATGCCGTACTCGCCGTAATCCCGGTAACAAACCTCGCACCAAACCCGAATGTCCGAAAACGTATCGAAATAGATTTTGTCGGCGATTCCCCGAACTCGGTACTCCCCATAAGCATCAATGGAAAATCTCGCGAAAAGGTAAAGCAGTTTTTGCCTGTACCCGGCTGCTCCTGTAATATGCTGGAAGAATGAATGGCGATCCGTCTGAAAACGTTGCTTTAACTCCGCGTATTCACTCTCCTCCATGTCGTAGTCTACAATGATCCGGACAGCTACTTCCCCCAGTTGGATTCCTTTGCAAAACTCAAGTAAATGCATGAAATCATCACTCCCCTGAACGCACAGCAATGTCTGCCCTTTGACGAATACGCGAGGGGCAACCAGTGTTATGACATCTTGTTTGATTTTAAATCGGCTTCCACTGTTTTACGTATTAATAGCGTTGCCGTTCCCGTAATATTTTCGCAGAAAAATTGGCACTGCTAATTGATTGGAAATTGGCACTGTAAAGTAGTCCAATTCATTTCTTATAATCCAATTATAATTCTTCGCGATTGTAAAGGTATCATTTCATGTTCCACGGATTATCTGCTTTTCCATTAACACCACTTAATGAGACGGGTATAGACGAACAGTCTATTGTGACCTTGATACAACGTTTAGTTAACGCCGGCGTCGACTCCATTGGCGCGCTCGGCTCAACCGGAAATTATGCATACCTGGACCGGGATGAGCGGTCCCGTGTACTTCAACTTGTTATCCATTCAGCAGAAGGAATTCCCGTAATGACGAGTATAAGTGCGATCCGCACCCTTGATGTACTTCGATATGCTGAATATGCACAAAAATTAGGAGCAAGCGCCGTCTTACTTGCTCCTTTCTCCTATCAAACACTAATGGATGAAGAGGTATTTAAACTTTACGAACAAGTGACCCGCTCACTTTCCGTACCATTATGTGTATATGATAATCCGAGTACCACCCATTTTCAATTTAGCGATGAGTTACATGGTCGGATTGCTGAACTACCAAACGTCTGTTCGATAAAGATCCCCGGAGTCCCTTCTAATTTAGCGGAAGCTAGATCGCGAGTTAACAATCTACGATCCGTAATTCCTCCCCATGTAACCATAGGGATCAGTGGAGATCCGTTTGGAGTCATTGGCTTGAGTGCAGGCTGTGAAGCGTGGTATTCAGCTCTCGCAGGGATATTTCCAAAAACTTGCCTCCAGTTAACTCGTTTGGTCCAGGCAGGGTATCTTGACGAAGCAAAACGATTATCGCACCTTCTAGACCCTCTATGGAAGCTATTCTTTAAATACGGTAGTCTTCGCGTTGTATCCACGGCAGCAGAAATCAGCGATCTTGTTTCAAGCCCAAGCCTTCCTCTGCCCTTACAGTCATTGAGCCCATCGGCCAGAAAAGATTTGGAGGCCATATTAGAAGATTTGCAGACATTAGAATCCTCTGATACTCCTTTTTTGTGATTTTTTTTAAAATAACTCGTCCCCTGTCATGCAGCAAATTCAAAAAGAAAGTCTTATAAAAACGACCGTCCCCATATTCAATCAGGGAACGGTCGTTTTTATTTCGATCGTCACGTTTCTTTTCCTCCGAAAGCTGCATTCTGGATCGAGCTGAATGAATCCATTTTTTCGGAAAATGACCCACGCTCCAGTTTATAGCATGATGCTCCTCATGTATTCGCCGCTCTG
Above is a window of Paenibacillus sp. FSL K6-1330 DNA encoding:
- a CDS encoding DUF5946 family protein, producing the protein MILKERGDYELLGGEILSNTCEKCSAHLPMGNTCQSIFNEFMALEFTDPSYGRVHFLTVASYMVQHEGYSDEMYVWVQTALRKHLEEGYATELIRQDMARGPGSTKGIRRPVNASPLPKVAWTMTIADVAAQMHDAESYCKLIEQWGRTTLKEMRALVL
- a CDS encoding DMT family transporter, translated to MKLWHYALIVFLGDCSYGVLSTFVKLAYAAGFTVSAVTGGQYLFGVVLTWLAVLFTKKKKLTRIQTSRLILSGVPFGLTGIFYYQALQTLNASLAIVFLFQFVWIGALLEWGFHKKKPTKTKLISIALLLVGSMLAAKILFQEPLALSWQGSFWGMLAALSFSTFVFLSGSVEKETPPILKSALLSTGGALTIFIVFPPTFLFDLDVLMGIIPYGLALGIFGGVLPPLLYSIGMPHVGSGLGTILTSSELPVVVIMSSLVLGEAISWPQWIGVIIILYGIVNSNIRFDIWNKKSINRADNHYVS
- a CDS encoding acyltransferase domain-containing protein, whose protein sequence is MHLLEFCKGIQLGEVAVRIIVDYDMEESEYAELKQRFQTDRHSFFQHITGAAGYRQKLLYLFARFSIDAYGEYRVRGIADKIYFDTFSDIRVWCEVCYRDYGEYGIEEYNWLQEHVRLRLFRLGRLQFQPIAFESDLKEGNLTVEKHQLVLNVHIPEGEPLTPQEVEHSFSLARAFFRGIPPIYTCRSWLLYPGLDNILKAESNILRFQRLFHIYEVDEASREAEQRIFNRVTADPSEYGEETSLQCAAKAFLQNGGKLGRGCGIYVPETNNHFDQEV
- a CDS encoding dihydrodipicolinate synthase family protein is translated as MFHGLSAFPLTPLNETGIDEQSIVTLIQRLVNAGVDSIGALGSTGNYAYLDRDERSRVLQLVIHSAEGIPVMTSISAIRTLDVLRYAEYAQKLGASAVLLAPFSYQTLMDEEVFKLYEQVTRSLSVPLCVYDNPSTTHFQFSDELHGRIAELPNVCSIKIPGVPSNLAEARSRVNNLRSVIPPHVTIGISGDPFGVIGLSAGCEAWYSALAGIFPKTCLQLTRLVQAGYLDEAKRLSHLLDPLWKLFFKYGSLRVVSTAAEISDLVSSPSLPLPLQSLSPSARKDLEAILEDLQTLESSDTPFL